From Bacillus sp. Bos-x628, the proteins below share one genomic window:
- a CDS encoding amino acid permease, translated as MVQKGLKRGLSSRHIQMIALGGTIGVGLFMGSASAIQWTGPSVLLAYAVCGVFIFFIMRAMGEMLYLEPSTGSFATFGHQYIHPLAGYMTAWSNWFQWVIVGMSEMIAVGTYMKYWFPELPAWLPGLIAMIILGAANLISVKSFGEFEFWFAMIKIVTIILMIIAGLGIIFFGFGNGGTAIGLSNLWTHGGFFTGGMSGFFFALSLVIAAYQGVELIGITAGEAKNPQKTLTSAIQSIIWRILIFYIGAIFVIVTVYPWDQLNTLGSPFVATFAKIGITAAAGIINFVVITAAMSGCNSGIFSAGRMLYTLGMNGQAPAFFTKISKNGVPYFGTIAVLVGLAVGVVLNYVSPPNIFVYVYSASVLPGMVPWFVILISHIGFRKVKGAALDGHPFKLPLAPISNYVTIGFLLLVLVFMYFNQDTRISLIVGIVFLALVALSFYAFGIGKRKPIQTASADQIVR; from the coding sequence GTGGTTCAAAAGGGATTAAAGAGAGGGTTAAGTTCGCGTCATATTCAAATGATTGCACTTGGCGGTACGATTGGTGTTGGTCTTTTTATGGGATCAGCCAGTGCCATTCAATGGACAGGTCCGTCGGTACTCCTTGCGTACGCGGTGTGTGGAGTCTTTATCTTTTTTATTATGCGTGCCATGGGAGAAATGTTATATCTTGAACCGAGTACTGGATCGTTTGCTACATTTGGACATCAATATATTCATCCGCTTGCGGGGTATATGACCGCTTGGAGTAACTGGTTCCAGTGGGTCATTGTCGGGATGTCTGAAATGATTGCCGTCGGAACGTATATGAAATATTGGTTCCCGGAATTACCGGCTTGGCTTCCAGGTTTGATTGCAATGATCATTTTAGGTGCGGCTAATTTAATTTCAGTGAAATCTTTCGGTGAGTTTGAATTTTGGTTTGCGATGATCAAGATTGTGACGATTATCTTGATGATTATTGCGGGTCTAGGCATTATTTTCTTTGGATTTGGAAATGGTGGAACAGCTATTGGTTTGTCTAATCTTTGGACGCATGGCGGTTTCTTTACGGGTGGAATGAGTGGCTTCTTCTTTGCGCTGTCTCTTGTCATTGCGGCCTATCAAGGGGTTGAACTGATCGGGATTACGGCAGGTGAGGCAAAAAATCCGCAAAAAACGCTGACAAGTGCAATTCAAAGTATCATCTGGCGTATTTTGATTTTTTATATTGGTGCGATCTTTGTCATTGTGACAGTGTATCCTTGGGATCAGCTGAATACCCTTGGCAGTCCATTTGTGGCGACGTTTGCGAAAATCGGTATTACAGCGGCTGCTGGTATTATTAACTTCGTCGTGATTACAGCAGCTATGTCTGGCTGTAACAGTGGTATTTTCAGTGCGGGGCGTATGCTTTATACGTTAGGTATGAATGGACAGGCGCCAGCCTTCTTTACAAAAATCTCAAAGAACGGTGTGCCGTATTTTGGTACAATCGCTGTGCTTGTTGGTTTGGCGGTAGGAGTTGTCCTGAATTATGTTTCTCCTCCAAATATTTTCGTCTATGTGTATAGTGCGAGTGTACTTCCAGGTATGGTGCCTTGGTTTGTGATTTTGATTAGTCATATTGGTTTTCGAAAGGTAAAGGGTGCAGCACTTGATGGTCATCCATTTAAGCTGCCGCTTGCCCCAATCTCTAATTATGTCACGATTGGTTTTTTGTTGTTGGTCCTTGTGTTTATGTATTTTAATCAAGATACGCGTATTTCTCTTATTGTAGGGATTGTGTTCTTGGCTTTAGTGGCGCTTAGCTTTTATGCATTTGGTATTGGAAAGCGGAAACCGATCCAAACAGCATCAGCTGATCAAATAGTGAGATAA
- a CDS encoding glycerophosphodiester phosphodiesterase has product MKKSRFLSFVLLSFALLSFAWVPTTISAHENLLSPDLILTVAHRGASGYAPEHTLASYRLATKMNADYLELDVQMTKDGHLIVMHDETVDRTTNGTGWVKDLTLAEIKQLDAGAWFNEANPDKQNANYIGQQVLTLDEVLRYFGKRENYYIETKKPDLYPQVEEKLLATLKKHHLLGKHTRKGQVIIQSFSQDSLLKLQKLAPHLPKVQLLDRAQMTAITDDQLDFIKTYAVGIGPNFRALTLENVQQVRSHGLLLHPYTVNSEADMTRLLQYGVTGLFTNFPDVFQRVKASL; this is encoded by the coding sequence ATGAAGAAAAGTAGATTTCTTTCTTTTGTGTTACTCTCTTTTGCTTTGCTGTCTTTTGCGTGGGTGCCGACAACCATATCGGCACACGAAAATCTTTTATCTCCAGATCTTATCCTAACCGTTGCACATCGCGGAGCATCAGGGTATGCACCAGAGCATACCCTTGCTTCCTATAGACTCGCCACAAAGATGAATGCGGATTACCTCGAACTCGACGTTCAAATGACAAAAGATGGACACCTCATCGTCATGCATGATGAAACCGTTGACCGGACAACAAACGGAACAGGCTGGGTCAAAGACCTCACACTTGCCGAAATCAAACAGCTCGATGCTGGGGCATGGTTTAACGAAGCCAACCCCGACAAACAAAATGCCAACTATATTGGACAGCAAGTCCTCACATTAGATGAGGTATTGCGCTATTTCGGCAAACGAGAGAATTATTATATTGAAACAAAAAAACCAGACCTTTACCCGCAAGTGGAAGAAAAGCTATTGGCCACCTTAAAGAAACATCATCTTCTCGGAAAACATACGAGAAAAGGGCAGGTCATCATTCAATCCTTTAGTCAAGACAGCCTGCTAAAACTACAAAAACTTGCCCCTCACCTTCCGAAAGTACAGCTCTTAGACAGAGCCCAAATGACGGCCATCACAGACGATCAGCTCGACTTCATCAAAACTTACGCAGTGGGTATCGGACCGAATTTTAGAGCATTAACTCTTGAGAATGTGCAGCAGGTCAGAAGCCACGGGCTCCTTCTTCATCCATATACAGTAAACAGCGAAGCAGACATGACCCGTCTTCTGCAATATGGCGTCACCGGCCTTTTCACCAATTTTCCAGATGTCTTTCAGCGTGTAAAAGCCTCGCTGTAA
- the glpT gene encoding glycerol-3-phosphate transporter — MLNWFKPAPHIEKLDDAKIDETYKRLRLQVFLGIFIGYAGYYLLRKNFAFAIPYLQEEGFTKSELGFVLAAVSIAYGFSKFIMGMISDRCNPRYFLATGLFLSALINILFVSFPWVTSSVWIMFLFMFLNGWFQGMGWPPCGRTMAHWFSISERGTKMSIWNVAHNIGGGILAPLITLGIVLFATWKSIFFFPAITAIIVSFVIILLVRDTPQSVGLPPIEEYRNDYPAQKYEDQEKELTVKEILFKYVLNNKFLWYIAIANIFVYFVRYGVVDWAPTYLTEAKGFSPENSRWSYFLYEYAGIPGTLLCGWISDRFFRSRRAPAGVIFMAGVLIAVLIYWLNPAGNPMVDNIALISIGFLIYGPVMLIGLQAIDLAPKKAAGTAAGLTGFFGYIGGSAFANAMMGVVVDHYDWTGGFILLISSCVLAIVFLAMTWNTGKRVETA; from the coding sequence ATGTTGAATTGGTTCAAACCAGCCCCGCATATTGAAAAGCTTGATGATGCCAAGATAGACGAAACCTATAAACGGTTACGCCTGCAAGTCTTTTTAGGGATTTTTATTGGCTATGCCGGCTACTATTTGCTGCGCAAAAATTTCGCCTTTGCCATCCCTTATTTACAGGAGGAAGGGTTCACGAAAAGTGAATTAGGCTTTGTCCTAGCGGCAGTCTCCATTGCCTATGGATTTAGTAAATTCATCATGGGGATGATCTCTGACCGCTGTAACCCTAGATACTTTTTAGCGACCGGACTTTTTCTATCCGCTCTCATCAATATCTTATTTGTCTCATTTCCATGGGTGACATCCAGTGTATGGATCATGTTTTTATTCATGTTTTTAAACGGCTGGTTTCAGGGAATGGGCTGGCCGCCATGCGGACGTACGATGGCGCATTGGTTTTCTATTAGTGAACGAGGAACGAAGATGTCCATTTGGAACGTCGCTCATAATATCGGCGGGGGAATCCTTGCACCGCTCATTACATTAGGCATTGTGCTGTTTGCTACTTGGAAAAGTATCTTTTTCTTCCCTGCCATCACTGCCATTATTGTTTCTTTCGTCATCATTCTTCTCGTACGAGACACGCCGCAATCTGTTGGTCTCCCGCCAATTGAAGAATATCGAAATGACTATCCAGCCCAGAAATATGAAGATCAGGAAAAAGAATTAACAGTGAAGGAAATCTTGTTTAAATATGTACTGAACAACAAATTCCTTTGGTATATCGCCATTGCCAACATCTTTGTTTATTTCGTCCGTTATGGCGTCGTTGACTGGGCACCAACATATTTGACGGAAGCAAAAGGTTTCTCACCAGAGAATTCCCGCTGGTCTTATTTCCTTTATGAGTATGCCGGCATACCAGGCACACTATTGTGCGGATGGATCAGTGACCGCTTCTTTAGAAGCCGCCGCGCTCCAGCAGGCGTGATCTTTATGGCAGGTGTTCTCATTGCTGTACTCATCTATTGGTTAAACCCAGCTGGCAATCCAATGGTCGATAACATTGCACTCATCAGCATTGGCTTTTTGATCTATGGGCCTGTCATGCTCATTGGACTGCAAGCAATTGACCTCGCCCCTAAAAAAGCAGCTGGCACCGCTGCCGGACTAACAGGTTTCTTCGGTTATATTGGTGGCTCTGCCTTTGCCAATGCGATGATGGGTGTTGTTGTTGATCACTATGACTGGACAGGAGGCTTCATTTTACTCATCAGTTCATGTGTGCTTGCCATCGTTTTCCTTGCAATGACGTGGAATACAGGCAAGCGGGTAGAGACAGCTTAA